AGGCAGGCGGGCCGCGGACGGCTGCTCCGCGCCGAGCCCTTCGACTGCGCCGATTCCGTCGCCGATCGTGATCCGGGTGCCCCTGCGGGCGGACAGCGTGCCGAGCCGGTGCAGCGCGGCCGAGGCCTCGTCGCCGGTCAGCGGCGAGCACTCGTTGTGCTCGTCGCGGCGGATCGGGATGAGTTCGAGCCGCGGACGTTCGTCGAGAGCGAAACCGGCGAGCAGGCCGTCGAGGTGCCTGCCGCGCATCGCCGGCCAGTCGAACACGAGGTTGCCCAAGCCGTAGAGGATCGGCCGGCCGCGGTACACCTCGACCGCCTGGACGGTGTGCGATCCGTGGCCAGCTATCAGGTCGGCGCCCGCGTCGATGATCGCGTGCGCGTAGCTGACCTGGTACTCGGCCAGGTGGTCGCCGGGCAACCCCCAGTGCATCGACACGATGACGTGGTCGGCGGTGGTCCGCGCGCGGCGTACGTCGCTGACGAGGCGCGTCAGATCCTCCGGCACCGGTGTGGTTCGGACGATTGGTGGGCGGCCGGGGATGTCGAGTACGCGGGGGTCGGGCTGGTACGCGGTGTACGCGCCGGCTGCGGCGACGCCGGGCGAGTTCTCCAGTGCTTCCTGGCCTACCGGCCAGCACAACGACGTGTACGCGAGGAACGCGATGCGTTGTCCGAACCGTTCGACTACGGCGGGCGCGTGTGCCTCGGCGAAGTTCGCTCCCGCGCCACAGTGCGCGATACCCGCGCGGTCCAGCACGGCCAGGCTCGCCAATGCGGCGCGTGGCGGATAGGTGACGTCATTCGCCACCGAAACCACGTCGATTCCGGCCGCAGTCAGCGCAGTGATCATTTCCGGGGGAGAATGCCGCCAGTTCGGCTTGTGCGGAATATCCACCCCCGAAGATCCGGAAAGCGGGCCTTCGAGGTTCACAAACCGCAGGTCGGCGTCGTTCAACAGCGAGGAAAGCGGGGTGAGGGCGGTTTCCGGCTCGGTTCTGCCCTGCAGATTCACGTCGCCGCCGAGCACGACTGTGATCATCGAGTCAACCTCCAATAGGGGGGAAATAAGTCGAGCTTGTTACGAATTGTTGCCCTTTCGTCTTCCTGCCCTTCGCTTGTCCGCGGGACGATGCCTCGACTGTTCGCGCCCAGAGGGGACTCACGGTGACCATATCCCGTCGTCGTACCGGGAGAATTACTCCCAGCCGAAGAGCACTGACCAGCGCCGCCGCGCTGACCACCGCGGTGGTGGCCGGCGGCCTCGTCGCTCCCGCCGCGTTCGCCGCACCCAGCGCCGACGCGGTCATCGCCGAGGTTTACGGCGGTGGCGGCAATGCCGGTGCCACGCTGACGAACGACTTCGTCGAACTCGCGAACCGTGGGAGCGCACCGTTCGCGCTCGACGGCTTCAGCGTGCAGTACCTGCCCGGCTCGGCCAGTGCGTCGAGCACTTGGCAGGTCACGAAACTCGGCGGCGCGGTCGCGGCAGGCAGCCGCTACCTCGTCGCCGAGGCGAAGGGCAGCGGCGGGACCGTCGCACTGCCGACCCCCGACGCGACCGGGACCATCGCGATGTCCGCGACCACCGGCACCGTCGCCCTCGTCTCCGGAACCGATGCCCTCACCTGCAAGACCGCTGCCGACTGTGCGGCAGATCCGCGGGTCAAGGATCTGGCCGGTTTCGGTGGTGCGGTAGTCCGCGAAGGCGCTTCCGCCGCCGCACCGTCGAACACCACGTCGATCGCGCGCGCCGCTTCGCTGGCCGACACCGACGACAATGGTGCCGATTTCACCGTCGGTGACCCGACGCCCACGAACTCGAAGGGCGAAACGACCGGCACAGGGCCGGAGGAACCGCCGACGGCCGCGAAGATCCACGACATCCAAGGCACCACACGGATTTCCCAGTTCAAGGACGAGAAGGTCGGCGACGTCACTGGTGTCGTGACCGCGGTGCGCACCTTCGGTTCGTCGCGTGGTTTCTGGTTCACCGACCCGAAGCCGGACAGCGATCCGCGTACCAGCGAGGGTTTGTTCGTGTTCACCGGCTCCACCACGCCGTCGGTCGCGGTCGGTGACGCCGTTACCGCGCAGGGCACGGTGAAGGAGTACTACCCGGACGCGCCGTCGACCTCGAACTACCAGTCGCTCACCGAGCTTTCCAGTGCACAGTGGACGGTCGAATCGCACGACAACCCGCTGCCGTCGCCCACCGTGATCACCGCGGACCAGGTGCCGGACGTGCTCGCGCCGAACGCCGGCGGCAACATCGAATCGCTGCAGCTGGAGCCGTCGAAGTACGCGCTGGACTTCTGGGAGTCGCACGAGAGCGAGATCGTCAGCGTCACGGACGCGCGGGTGGTCGGCCCGAGCAACTCCTACAACGAGTTGTACGTGACCACGAAGCCGAAGCAGAACCCGAGTTCGCGCGGCGGCACCGTGTACCTCGGCTACGACAAGATCAACACCGGTGTGCTGAAGGTGCAGTCGCTGATTCCGTTCGACCAGCAGCCGTTCCCGAAGGTCAACACCGGCGACGTCCTCACCGGCACCACCTCCGGCCCGGTGGAGTACAGCAGTTTCGGCGGCCACACGCTGCTCGCTTCGCAGCTCGGTGCGGCGAAGGACAACCACCTGCAGAAGGAGACCACGCGCCGACAGCGGCCGGGTGAGCTCGCCGTGGCGACCTACAACGTGGAGAACCTGTCCCCGGCCGATTCGGACACCAAGTACGCGCAGCTCGCGCAGGGCATTGTGGACAGTCTGGCCGCCCCGGACATCGTTACCCTGGAAGAGATACAGGACAACACCGGGCCGGCGAACGACGGCGTGGTCGCCGCGGACGTCACTCTGCGGAAGTTCACCGAGGCGATCGCCGCCGCGGGCGGGCCGCGTTACCAGTGGCGGGAAATCGACCCGGTGAACGACCAGGACGGCGGCCAGCCCGGCGGGAACATCCGGGTGTGCTTCCTGTTCAACCCGTCCCGAGTGTCCTTCGTGGACCGTCCGGGCGGCGGCCCGACCACCGCGGCCGGTGTGCGGACCGTCCACGGCAAGGCGCACCTGACCCAGTCGCCCGGCCGGGTCGACCCGGGCAACGAGGCGTGGACCGACAGCCGCAAGCCGCTGGCCGGTGAGTTCGTCTTCCGCGGCCGCACCGTGTTCGTGCTCGCCAACCACTTCAACTCCAAGGGCGGCGACCAGCCGACGCACGGCCGTTACCAGCCGCCGACGCGTAGTTCCGAAGTGCAGCGGCTGAAGCAGGCGACTGTTGTGCAGGGCTTCATCAAGCAGCTGCTCACGGCCGACCCGCGGGCCAACGTCGTGGTCGCGGGCGACCTGAACGACTACCAGTTCTCGCCCGCGCTGGCGAAGCTGACGGCTGGCGGGACGCTCAAGGACCTGATCGCCACGTTGCCGCCCGCCGAGCGGTACAGCTACGTGTTCGAGGGTCAATCGCAGGTGCTGGACCACATCCTGACCTCCGCGGCGCCGCGCGGCGTGGACTACGACGTGGTGCACATCAACGCGGAGTTCGCCGATCAGGCCAGCGACCACGATCCGCAGGTGGTGCGGTTCCGGCCGTCGAACGGAAACCCGTTCGCGGACCAGGCCAACGACTTCGCGGACGCCCTGGACCAGATGGCCGGACGGGTCGCGCCACGTAGCTGATCCGCGGGTGCGCCGAGTTCCGAAGCTGTGAAGGGCACCTTCACGGACTCAGAGTCCGTGAAGGTGCCCTTCACAGATCTTCAGCGCTTCGCGCGCCAGCCGAGCGCCAGCACCGCCTGCACGAGTTCCTGATAGCTCGGCTTCACTTCCTCCAGGTATCGATCCAGGTACTGCGGCCGAGCCGTCGTCACCGGCTGCGGATCGTCGAGAGATTCGATGAAGTTGAGCCGGGTGACGTTGTGCAGCGCCATTTTCCACCAGCGCGCGGCACGCTCACGGGCCTTCTCCTCGCGATCGACGGCCTCGGCGACCGCGGTGTGCGCATCGGCCAGCCGGCGTTCGATCTCGTCCGCGCGGGCCAGCTCCCAGGCGCGCAGGTTCTCCGCCGAACCGCGGGCGAGCCCGACGATCTCCTTGTACCGCATGGCCGGGCTGACGTTTTCCTCGCTCATGCTGGTCCTCCTGCCGGCAGCTCGGCGTCCGGGCGCTGGAACGGGATGATGACCTCCGGTGCCCCGTGCGTGGTGCGGTCGAAGAACAACGCCCGCCCGGGGCGGGGCGACCAGTGCACGACCTGGCCCGCGGCGAACGGCGTCAGCTCGTTGCCCTGCACGTCGAGCGCGGCCCAGGTGCCGATGTCGTCGGTGCCGTTGAAACCGAGCGTGTCCTTGAGCCGGGCGATGCTGCGCCACCAGCCGATGGTGTGCACGCCGTGGCCGGGCCCGTTCTTCAACAGCGTGCGAAGGTGGTCGAGCGCGCTCTTCGGCTGCCCGATCTCCTTTGCCTCCAACGAAGGCAGCGCGGCGTCCACCCCGTAGAGCAGCAGGATCCGGGTCGGCCCCTCGCCGAGTGACTCGGCCATCGCGGTCA
This Amycolatopsis sulphurea DNA region includes the following protein-coding sequences:
- a CDS encoding endonuclease/exonuclease/phosphatase family protein, whose product is MTISRRRTGRITPSRRALTSAAALTTAVVAGGLVAPAAFAAPSADAVIAEVYGGGGNAGATLTNDFVELANRGSAPFALDGFSVQYLPGSASASSTWQVTKLGGAVAAGSRYLVAEAKGSGGTVALPTPDATGTIAMSATTGTVALVSGTDALTCKTAADCAADPRVKDLAGFGGAVVREGASAAAPSNTTSIARAASLADTDDNGADFTVGDPTPTNSKGETTGTGPEEPPTAAKIHDIQGTTRISQFKDEKVGDVTGVVTAVRTFGSSRGFWFTDPKPDSDPRTSEGLFVFTGSTTPSVAVGDAVTAQGTVKEYYPDAPSTSNYQSLTELSSAQWTVESHDNPLPSPTVITADQVPDVLAPNAGGNIESLQLEPSKYALDFWESHESEIVSVTDARVVGPSNSYNELYVTTKPKQNPSSRGGTVYLGYDKINTGVLKVQSLIPFDQQPFPKVNTGDVLTGTTSGPVEYSSFGGHTLLASQLGAAKDNHLQKETTRRQRPGELAVATYNVENLSPADSDTKYAQLAQGIVDSLAAPDIVTLEEIQDNTGPANDGVVAADVTLRKFTEAIAAAGGPRYQWREIDPVNDQDGGQPGGNIRVCFLFNPSRVSFVDRPGGGPTTAAGVRTVHGKAHLTQSPGRVDPGNEAWTDSRKPLAGEFVFRGRTVFVLANHFNSKGGDQPTHGRYQPPTRSSEVQRLKQATVVQGFIKQLLTADPRANVVVAGDLNDYQFSPALAKLTAGGTLKDLIATLPPAERYSYVFEGQSQVLDHILTSAAPRGVDYDVVHINAEFADQASDHDPQVVRFRPSNGNPFADQANDFADALDQMAGRVAPRS
- a CDS encoding CapA family protein — protein: MITVVLGGDVNLQGRTEPETALTPLSSLLNDADLRFVNLEGPLSGSSGVDIPHKPNWRHSPPEMITALTAAGIDVVSVANDVTYPPRAALASLAVLDRAGIAHCGAGANFAEAHAPAVVERFGQRIAFLAYTSLCWPVGQEALENSPGVAAAGAYTAYQPDPRVLDIPGRPPIVRTTPVPEDLTRLVSDVRRARTTADHVIVSMHWGLPGDHLAEYQVSYAHAIIDAGADLIAGHGSHTVQAVEVYRGRPILYGLGNLVFDWPAMRGRHLDGLLAGFALDERPRLELIPIRRDEHNECSPLTGDEASAALHRLGTLSARRGTRITIGDGIGAVEGLGAEQPSAARLPVTRTADLP